Proteins encoded together in one Triticum dicoccoides isolate Atlit2015 ecotype Zavitan chromosome 7B, WEW_v2.0, whole genome shotgun sequence window:
- the LOC119341890 gene encoding putative hydrolase C777.06c yields MEPDPSQSPTGGSSSLIFLGTGCSGALPDARCLLKPSTPPCAVCSMGISQPPEGNPNYRLNTSLLIDYCHDDGTHKYILIDIGKTFREQVLRWFVHHKVPYVDSIILTHEHADALLGLDEVWVVQPRNDRNDVEQIPIFLTQFTMDSITRRFPYLVEQKPEDGDEDAQVAKIDWKIIEDDVDKPFVASGLQCVPLPVMHGEGYICLGFLFGRRARVAYLSDVSRFLPKTKHAISKSGAGQVDLLILEANSLHGVGDSFSTHLTLSESLDAIKRIHPKRALLIGMRHFLGHQRENQMLAEWSIREGIPTQLAHDGLRVFIDL; encoded by the exons ATGGAGCCCGATCCGTCCCAGTCGCCGACTGGGGGATCTTCCTCGCTCATCTTCCTGGGAACGGGCTGCTCCGGCGCGCTGCCCGACGCGcggtgcctcctcaagccgtcaacGCCGCCCTGCGCCGTCTGCTCCATGGGCATCTCCCAACCGCCGGAGGGGAACCCCAACTACAG GCTCAACACCTCTCTCTTGATAGACTATTGCCATGACGATGGAACCCACAAGTACATCCTAATCGACATCGGCAAGACATTCAGAGAACAAGTTCTCCGGTGGTTTGTCCACCACAAAGTTCCTTATGTTGACTCG ATCATTCTGACTCATGAGCATGCAGATGCTCTATTAGGCCTTGACGAAGTCTGGGTGGTACAACCAAGAAATGACCGAAACGATGTCGAGCAAATTCCTATCTTCCTCACGCAATTCACGATGGACAG TATCACGAGAAGATTCCCCTACTTGGTGGAGCAGAAACCAGAGGATGGCGATGAAGATGCCCAAGTCGCAAAAATCGACTGGAAGATAATTGAGGATGATGTCGACAAACCCTTTGTAGCGTCAGGGCTACAGTGTGTGCCGTTGCCG GTAATGCACGGAGAGGGGTATATTTGTTTAGGCTTCTTATTTGGGAGGAGAGCTAGAGTTGCATATTTATCTGATGTCTCAAGATttctacctaaaaccaagcatg CTATTTCAAAATCTGGTGCTGGACAAGTTGATCTACTTATACTAGAAGCAAACTCTTTGCATGGAGTC GGAGATTCTTTCAGCACCCATTTAACTCTGAGTGAG AGTCTTGATGCTATCAAGAGGATCCATCCTAAAAGAGCTCTGTTGATTGGAATGAGGCATTTTTTGGGGCATCAGAGAGAAAACCAGATGTTGGCAGAATGGTCTATCAG AGAAGGAATACCGACACAACTGGCTCATGACGGCCTGCGAGTCTTCATTGACTTGTAA